In Spiroplasma clarkii, the DNA window TTTCTCCTAAACCAACATTTACATAGCCCAATTGGTTAAGTAATTCAACTTCTGTTAGGGTGAGACCACCTTCTGGACCAACAATAATGTTAATGGTTTTAAAGTTTGTTTGTAAGTGTTTTTTTACATTTACAGATTGTTCACCTTCTCAAGCCACTAATTTTAGATCACTTTGATAAAGTTCTAATTCATGTAAATTGCGCACAATTGGAGTAATTTCAGGAATGGTTATTCTTTTTGACTGTTTTGCAGCCTCTACACAAATTGCTTGTCATCGCGCAATTTTATTAGTGGCTTTTTTAGGATCAATTGTTACTACATTTCTACTAAATTCTACTGGGATAATTTTACTAACTCCAAGTTCAGTTGCTTTTTGTAAAACAAAATCTCACTTTTGTTCACGAATAATCCTAGCAATTAGATTGATTTTGATGCTTTGAGTTTGTGTTGCAAGTTTTGAAACAAGCTCCACTAGACAAAAATCTTCAGCAAGTTCTTTAATTTCTCCCAAGTATTTTTCTGCTTGAAAAATACACAAAATAGTTTCGCCAACTTTTAATTTCACAACATTTTTTAAATGATGTAAGTCCGGTCCTTCAATTATAAAAGTATTTTGATTTTTTTTATCAACAAAAAAACTATGCATAGACTACCTCACAGTGCAACTTTCCTTAACTATTATAACTTAAAATGTGTTCAGATAGGGCCTTTTACATGGACTTCTCAGCTAATTTAATGAAAATTCTGCTTATCTTAAACCAAAAAAAGTAAAGATTTGACTTATTTTAATCAATTTTACTTGGAAAATCTCAAAATATTTATAAAAAATATTATATAATGATAAAGTCAATTGTGATTAATTGAATTCCAAGCTGTTTTTTAACTAAAAAAGATTGGAGAATAAAAAATTGAAGATAACTGATGAACTTTCTAAAACTACTCAAGTTGTTGACACAGTTGAACCACCAGTTCAACCCATCACTTCACTTGATGAAGTAGATCTAGAAAAAGAAATCAGCAAACTATCTAAAACAAACAGACACATTAATTTTAAGAGCGAAACACTTAAACTTACCACCGTCAGTTTGTTACTAAGTATGTCTACAGCTGTTAGTTTAATAACTGTGATAATTCCACTAGGAATTACCAACATTAATCTAGGGTTTGCCCTAAAATATTATGTTATTGCTATAAGCTTTCAAGTAGTCGGTGTATACTGGGGTATGATAATTGGTTTGTTAGATGGATTTTTACAATTTATTATTTGAGGGATGAGTCCCTTGTTCAGATTGACATCAGCAATAGGATTAGCCTTATGGGTTTTTCTATTCTGATTATTAAATGAAAAAATATTTAGCACTTACACAACAAACAATAAGTTTCGGAGAAATCTAGGCTTAGTCCTAGGTTCAATGATTATTTTAACCATCCAACCTTTTGCAAGTTCAGTTCTGACCTTGTTTAGGGTGTGGATTGAAACTGGGAGTCAATCTTATGGCTTTGTTTCTTTTGTATCTGCCTGAATTAGTCTTATGATTTTTGACTTGTTCGCTGTAATATTATTTGCAACTACCACTTGCAGAATTCAATTAATCATATCCAAAATATGACACTAAAAAAGGTGAGAAAACACCTTTTTTTGCTATAAAAGTCAAAAATAAAATCTAACTTAGTGACTAAAACCTCTTACTAGTCTTAGACATTGTTAGATTATTACTTTTGCTTTAATGTTACTCTTTAATTTCTTTTAAGATTTGCTCAATTTTATTTGCATTATCTAATGATTTATCATATTCAAAAATCAATTCAGGAACACTTTTCATTTCAATTTTACTTGCTAATAGCATTCTAATTTCTTTTAAATATTCTTTAACTTCTGCTTCAACGTCTTTTAAATCTGCATCTGTATATAATAGTGAGTAAAATACTTTTGCTTGACTCATGTCATTTGTTAATCTTACTTCTCTTATTGTTAAGCCATTTAAATATTCACTGTCAGGAAATTCTCTTTGTAATATTAAGTTTAATTCTCTTAATATTGTTGACTGTGCTCTTTCTATTTTAATTTCATTTGGCATAACTGTCACCTCTTCTATATATGTGTCTATTATACCATTTTTTAGGTGAGTGTTTAAAAAACTACCAAAAATTAACAAATTTAACACATGCATTTGGTAACAATAATTTTTAATCTTGTTGCTGAGAAAAGTCAAAAAAATAAAAACATCTAATAAACCTAAACTTAATAACTTAAGGGTTGGTGTGTCGATGTTTTTTTTGACCAAAATTATGCTTTGATTTCTTCCATTTTAAATGCTTCAATAATATCTCCTTCTTTTAAATCATTAAAGTTTTTAATAGTGATTCCACATTCAGAACCTTCACGAGCCTCTTTAATGTCATCTTTAACATTTTTTAGTGAAGAAATTTCACCAGTGTAAATAACAATTCCATTTCTTAAAATATGGACTCTTGAATTTCTAGGTATAGTCCCTGAAACTACTCGACAACCAGCAATGGTTCCAACTTGTGAGTGTTTAAATAGGGCTCTAACTTCTGCTTCACCACTTGTAGTTTCTTCAAAAACAGGATCTAACATACCAGTGGCTGCTTCAGCAATCTCTTCAATAAGTTTGTAAATAATATTGTGTAAACGAATTTCAATATGGTCTTCTTCTGCTTTTTGTCTAACCTGAGCATTAGGACGCACATTAAATCCATAAATTAGGGCATTACTTGCCAAAGCCAAAGTTACGTCACTTACTGAAATGGCTCCAACTGTAGCACGAATTACATTAATTTTTACTCCTTCAATGTTAATTTTTAACATTGAGTTACGCACTGCCTCAACTGAACCTTGAGTGTCTGCTTTTAAAATGATGTTAATTGATTTAAGTTCACCTGCATCAATTTGATCTTTAATTGAATCCAAAGTAAAGGTCTGATTTTTTTGTCTAGCTTCATTTGCTTGTTTTTCTGCTTGAGCTTTGGCAATTTCACGAGCTATTTTTTCTTCAGCAACTGCCATAAACTTATCTCCAGCTCTTGGCACTTCATTTAAACCAACAATTACAGCTGGTTGACCTGGAATAACTTTTTTAATTTTTGACTTGTATTCATTTTCAATGTCTTTAATGGCACCAAAAGTTCCTCCAGCTACTAAAATGTCTCTTAAATTTAGTGAACCCTGTTGGACAAGGATGGTTGCTACTGCTCCACGAGCTTTATCTAAGTGGGCCTCAATGACCGTTCCACGAGCAAACTTATTAGGGTTGGCTTTCAGATCTTTCATTTCTGCAATCAATAGCAGTGTTTCTAACAGTGTTTCTAATCCAACTTTGGTTTTAGCACTACCTTCAATAAAAGGAATGTCTCCCCCAAATTCTTCTGCCACAATTCCATAGTTCATTAATTCCATTTTAACCTTATTTGAATCTGCATCTGGCTTGTCAATTTTATTAACAAAAACTACAATTGGTACATTAGCAGCCTTGGCATGGTCAAGGGCTTCTTCAGTTTGAGGCATAACCCCATCATCTGCTGCAACTACTAAAATAACAATGTCAGTGACTTCACTTCCACGAGCACGCATTTCTGTAAAGGCTTCATGTCCTGGTGTATCAATGAAAGTAATTTTGTTACCATTCAAGTTAACTTGGTAGGCTCCAATATGTTGGGTAATTCCCCCAAACTCACCTTCAGTGACATTTGCATTTCTAATTGAGTCTAATAAAGTTGTTTTTCCATGATCGACATGCCCCATAATTGTGACAACTGGTGGTTTATTTTTTAAATCTGCTGGGTTATCTGTTTCATCAAATGTTTCAAAGATATTTTCTTTGGTTACAGCAGTTTCTTTTTTGAAATCATAACCAAATTCTAAACACAATTCCCCCATCTGTTCTTCAGTTAGAAGTTGATTTTGAGTCACCATTGAACCATTAGTGAAAAATCATTTAACAATTTCAGCTGATTTTTTGTTAATTTTCTCTGCAAAATTTGCAATTGAAAGTGGTTCGGTGTAGACAAACACCCCATCAATTAATCCAGTTTGTTTGGTTTCTTTCAATTTGCTTTTTAAATTAGCGGTATGAGCTTTGGATTTGTTTTTGGCTTGCTGTCTTGCATCAATTTGTTTTTTGCTTTTTTTGTTATCCGCCATATATTACATCTCCTTTGCTATATTTTTTTCTATTAATTTTTTAAAGTTAGGGTCAATTACACCCACTGCTTTAGTATTAGTTTTACCAATTGCTTGGTTCAATTCATCAGTTGAAACCAAACCTTGGTAAATTGGGATTTTGTAAAAATTACATTTATCATTGATTTTTTTTAACTGACTAGGTCCCATATCGTTAACAGTTAATACCAAAAGAACTTTGTTCTTTTTAATTTTATCAAATAATGTGGCCCCAGCAACAAGTTTTCCTGCACTCATAGCTAGACCCAATGAACCTAATAAATTTTTAATCCCAATTGTCATTAATCTCTTTTAAAATCAAATCATAAATTTCGGGTGTAATCTTTACTTTTAAGCATCTTTCCAATGCTCTAGTTTTTTTAATTTTTTCAACTGCTTGGGGATCTGGCTTTAAATAAGCACCTCTCCCATTGGCTTTTTTTGATAAATCAATAAAAATTTGTCCTTCATTGTTTTTTACAATTCGAATCATTTCTTGTTTAGGATACATCTTGTTTGATGCAACATCTTTTCTCAGGATAATTTGCTTGTTTACCATCAAATCACCTCACTAATCTTCATAGTATGAATCATAATCATCATTGATTTCGACTGTTAAATCTTCAGGTTCATCATTTGCTAAGTCTTCAAAGGCATCTGCATACGATTGAATTTCATCAACCGAAGCCTCTTCAACATATAATTTTTCATCAATTTCATCATGAACTTCTTCTACAACTGGTTGAGCTGGTTTACTTTTATTCTCAAAGTTGTTAAATTTACTCTTTTGTTTACGCGAGTTTGTGTTGTTGATAAATTCAGAACTTTCCAATTGTTCTTTGGTTATGTTTCCATTTCACAAGTTCTCAATGTTTCTTGAACCTGATTCGCTAATCGAAACTATATTTATTTTAACATTAACTAGGTTAGCAACCAAACGTGCAGCCATACCTTTTTTTCCAATTGCTAATGATAATTGTTCATTTGGCACAATAACAAAACATTCATTTTCTGTTTCGTCCAAGTCAATACTAATGACTTTTACTGGTGCCAAGGCATTCATAATGAATGTCTTTTTGTCCTCATTTCAAAGAATGATGTCAATTCTTTCACCATGTAATTCTTTGCTGACCTCTTTGATTCTTGCTCCTGCAGTTCCAATACAAGCCCCAATTGGGTCAATATTTTCATCATGAGAAAACACTGCAATTTTCGATCTGTTTCCTGGGTCTCGAGAAACTGATTTAACTTCTACAATCCCTTCTGCAATTTCTGGAACATGTAATTCCATTAGTTTTGCTAAAAAATCAGGGTGGATTCTAGAAGCTTGGACTTGCGAATGCTTGCTGTCACGAACAACATCTTCTACATAAAAACAAATTCTGTCACCATCTTCAAATTCTTCACCAGGAATCATTTTTTTATTTCAAATTGAAATTATTGAACCATTTACTTCAACTAAGTAACTTGTTAAAGTTACATCTTTGATAATTCCAGCAATAATTTCATGGTTTTTTTCTAAAAATTCTTCATAGATTTTTATTTTTTCACCTTCACGAATTTTTTGTTTGATAATTTGTCCAACTTGTAAAACTGCTAATTTTGAAAATTCAGATCCAAATTCAACTGGTTCATAAACATAATCACCGATTGTTACATCTGCTCCATATTTTGCTTGAGCATCACTTAAGGTAATGTCTAATCACTCATCTTCAATTTTTTGTACTACTGTTAGTTCTTTAAAAACCTTGATTTGACCAGTATTTCCATCAATTTCAACTTTAACAATTGCTTCTGGATCAAAATACTTTTCATAGGCTTTTTGAAAACCTTCCTTAATACCTTCTATGACAATTTTCTTATCAATTTTTTTCTCTTCAGTGATATCATAAATTGCTTCTAATAACTTTGCACCATCAATCATGGCCTAATGTCCTCCTAATAATTACTGTCAAGATCTATTTTGTTGCTACATAAATTGAAAAGAAGACTTCCGCCTTCTTCCTGATTTATGAAACTTGACTTTTTAATTATACCCTAAAAAAACTTTTTGTAAATAAAACTAATCAGTTTTTTTGGATTTTTTGTCTTTTACTTTACAAGTTCCTCAAGAACAGTTGATTTAAAGCCGTGTTTTAAAGCATCCTGGTGGGTGGCTTCAACACAATACTGTTTAACTAAGCCACAAATTTCAACTTCCTCAACTTTTTGTGCTTGCAATCAAACTTCTAGTGGTGGAACACCTTTTATTTGTTCATTGAATCCTGAATAACTATCTCAATCTTGATAAACAGCTTTTTTAACTACTAAGTCTGCTAAGTTTTCATCAATTAATAGTTGTGCTCCTGGTGTGTTTTGAATGCAGTGTGGTGGTCATTCAGTAAATGAACAATGGTTCTCTGGATGTCAATCCATTGTCATAACTACTAAATCTTGATTAGCTTTGTACTCCTTAATTTTTGCTAAAATACCCTCTTGTAGAGTTTCCCCTTCTGGTCAATATAAACTTCCTTGTGGATTGGCAAAGTCATATTGATAATCGACAACAATTAGTGCTTTTTTCTTTTCCATAAACTAATTATACCTAAAAAAAGACAATTGCTAGAAGCAAATCAACAAAATAAAATCAACCCCGCAAGGGGTTGATAAGGTTTTATTTTGTTTTTTCAATTAATACATCTAACTTATCACTAATTTGTTTTAATAAATCAATTAATGGTTTTTCAAAGTTTTCAATTCTTCCAGAATTTCCGCCTGAGTTAGGACGGCGATTCCCGTCATTATTTGAAAATCTTCTTGGTCTATCTGAACCACGGTTATTGTCAAATCCCATATTTTCATCACCTTTCTACATAATCATTTAAAGGTAATAAAAATCTATACACGCTCTAAAGAGATGCCTTTGACATCTAGATGATTATAACTTATTTTTTAAGTAAGTGTTGTGTTTTTGTATAATATCTTATTTTTTTAATGATTTTAGCGAGTAGTCACTCTATTGATTATTCTTTTAAGTGGGAATAGTCATGGTTGATAACTTTAATGAATTCAAAGTCATCATTTTCATACTCAAAAATTAAAATAGAACAATTTGTAAACTTTGGTGCAGTTTGATTTTCTTTAAGATGCTTTCTTAAAAAATATTGAATGGCAGCTCCATGACCCACAATTAAAATTTGTGAATCTGCATCAGCTTTTGCAATACTTTTGATTGTTTCAGCAATTCTAGCATAAACTTCAGTTTCTGACTCTCCCCCAGCATATTTAAAAAAATCATTATATGGAGGTAAAGGACTCAAAAATTCTGGTTGTCCTTCAAATTTACCATAACCTTGTTCTTTTAAACCCTTTAAACGATGATATACTAAATTTGGAAAAACATTTTCAATGGTATCTGCAGTTCTTTCAGCAGTTGAGCAATATGCTTTTTGAAAAACAAGTTGGTTATCTTTAAATCACTGTCCGGCCACTTTTGCCTGGGCAATCCCAAATTTTGTCAAAGGTGAATCACATCACCCTTGAATTTGTTTTAACTCATTAAATACAGTTTGACCATGTCTCATAAAATAAATTGTTTTTTTCATTGCTAGCCTCATTAAATTATTCTATAAGTTAATTATAAAATAATTCACTTTAAAAATATTGAAAATAAAAAACATTCAATAAGTTTGAATGTTTAAGAACCTCTAAAAAATTAATAGTTAAATACTAATTGTTGGTGCAGTTGTAACATTTCTTCAGTTGAAGTGAAGTGATCTACAATTTGTAGAGCAAACAATAGCGCTCCTCCGATTGAACTACCAGTGATAATATTACCTTCACTGATTGCACTCATATGCGGTTTTTTAATTGCTTTGTCTAAGTATTGGTCACAACCTGGATAATGAGTAACTTCAATTCCATCAACCAAACCAAGTTTTCCTAAAATTTGGGGTGCAGCACAAATGGCTGCAATGGTTTTATCTGCTTTTGCATGATTTGTTAGTGCTGTCATTAATGTTTCACAATTCATTAAGTTATCAACTCCTGGTTGACCTCCAGGTAAAACCAAACAATCATAATCTGCAACATTGATTTCTTGCATTG includes these proteins:
- a CDS encoding L7Ae/L30e/S12e/Gadd45 family ribosomal protein: MTIGIKNLLGSLGLAMSAGKLVAGATLFDKIKKNKVLLVLTVNDMGPSQLKKINDKCNFYKIPIYQGLVSTDELNQAIGKTNTKAVGVIDPNFKKLIEKNIAKEM
- the infB gene encoding translation initiation factor IF-2 — its product is MADNKKSKKQIDARQQAKNKSKAHTANLKSKLKETKQTGLIDGVFVYTEPLSIANFAEKINKKSAEIVKWFFTNGSMVTQNQLLTEEQMGELCLEFGYDFKKETAVTKENIFETFDETDNPADLKNKPPVVTIMGHVDHGKTTLLDSIRNANVTEGEFGGITQHIGAYQVNLNGNKITFIDTPGHEAFTEMRARGSEVTDIVILVVAADDGVMPQTEEALDHAKAANVPIVVFVNKIDKPDADSNKVKMELMNYGIVAEEFGGDIPFIEGSAKTKVGLETLLETLLLIAEMKDLKANPNKFARGTVIEAHLDKARGAVATILVQQGSLNLRDILVAGGTFGAIKDIENEYKSKIKKVIPGQPAVIVGLNEVPRAGDKFMAVAEEKIAREIAKAQAEKQANEARQKNQTFTLDSIKDQIDAGELKSINIILKADTQGSVEAVRNSMLKINIEGVKINVIRATVGAISVSDVTLALASNALIYGFNVRPNAQVRQKAEEDHIEIRLHNIIYKLIEEIAEAATGMLDPVFEETTSGEAEVRALFKHSQVGTIAGCRVVSGTIPRNSRVHILRNGIVIYTGEISSLKNVKDDIKEAREGSECGITIKNFNDLKEGDIIEAFKMEEIKA
- the rnpM gene encoding RNase P modulator RnpM, producing the protein MVNKQIILRKDVASNKMYPKQEMIRIVKNNEGQIFIDLSKKANGRGAYLKPDPQAVEKIKKTRALERCLKVKITPEIYDLILKEINDNWD
- a CDS encoding DJ-1 family glyoxalase III yields the protein MAKVAVFLATGFEETEMISVVDVLRRAEKTFPGSFSIVEMVSITDVKQVTGAHNITIQADKTMQEINVADYDCLVLPGGQPGVDNLMNCETLMTALTNHAKADKTIAAICAAPQILGKLGLVDGIEVTHYPGCDQYLDKAIKKPHMSAISEGNIITGSSIGGALLFALQIVDHFTSTEEMLQLHQQLVFNY
- the rbfA gene encoding 30S ribosome-binding factor RbfA → MPNEIKIERAQSTILRELNLILQREFPDSEYLNGLTIREVRLTNDMSQAKVFYSLLYTDADLKDVEAEVKEYLKEIRMLLASKIEMKSVPELIFEYDKSLDNANKIEQILKEIKE
- a CDS encoding histidine phosphatase family protein → MKKTIYFMRHGQTVFNELKQIQGWCDSPLTKFGIAQAKVAGQWFKDNQLVFQKAYCSTAERTADTIENVFPNLVYHRLKGLKEQGYGKFEGQPEFLSPLPPYNDFFKYAGGESETEVYARIAETIKSIAKADADSQILIVGHGAAIQYFLRKHLKENQTAPKFTNCSILIFEYENDDFEFIKVINHDYSHLKE
- the nusA gene encoding transcription termination factor NusA, encoding MIDGAKLLEAIYDITEEKKIDKKIVIEGIKEGFQKAYEKYFDPEAIVKVEIDGNTGQIKVFKELTVVQKIEDEWLDITLSDAQAKYGADVTIGDYVYEPVEFGSEFSKLAVLQVGQIIKQKIREGEKIKIYEEFLEKNHEIIAGIIKDVTLTSYLVEVNGSIISIWNKKMIPGEEFEDGDRICFYVEDVVRDSKHSQVQASRIHPDFLAKLMELHVPEIAEGIVEVKSVSRDPGNRSKIAVFSHDENIDPIGACIGTAGARIKEVSKELHGERIDIILWNEDKKTFIMNALAPVKVISIDLDETENECFVIVPNEQLSLAIGKKGMAARLVANLVNVKINIVSISESGSRNIENLWNGNITKEQLESSEFINNTNSRKQKSKFNNFENKSKPAQPVVEEVHDEIDEKLYVEEASVDEIQSYADAFEDLANDEPEDLTVEINDDYDSYYED
- a CDS encoding isochorismatase family protein, producing MEKKKALIVVDYQYDFANPQGSLYWPEGETLQEGILAKIKEYKANQDLVVMTMDWHPENHCSFTEWPPHCIQNTPGAQLLIDENLADLVVKKAVYQDWDSYSGFNEQIKGVPPLEVWLQAQKVEEVEICGLVKQYCVEATHQDALKHGFKSTVLEELVK
- a CDS encoding RsmE family RNA methyltransferase produces the protein MHSFFVDKKNQNTFIIEGPDLHHLKNVVKLKVGETILCIFQAEKYLGEIKELAEDFCLVELVSKLATQTQSIKINLIARIIREQKWDFVLQKATELGVSKIIPVEFSRNVVTIDPKKATNKIARWQAICVEAAKQSKRITIPEITPIVRNLHELELYQSDLKLVAWEGEQSVNVKKHLQTNFKTINIIVGPEGGLTLTEVELLNQLGYVNVGLGENILRAETASLFLISIINYEKN